The genome window CATAACCTGGCTAACAGTGGAGAAGGATGCCAAAACCATTCTAGGAGATGAAAAATCTTGAAAAGTGCCACCAGCTCCAGGAATGAAAAAAGATTTACTTACGTAGTTGATGAGAAGGCAGACTGAGTAGCATAAGTTCCATCAGCTGTAAcccgctgttgttgctgctgatgatgcACGGCCTTTTCTCcagctccttcctcttctcctgcctCACCTGCGGCCTTTCGCATCTCATCCTCTACAATAGGCAGATCTCCAAGGCTTCCACGAACAGATGATACAACCCCCAAGATCTCTCCtttggaaataaggaaaaaattccATGTAAGACCCACTACTAATTAGATTATGCAGAATAATTATGATTGTAAAACTAAGGGATCTAGTGAATAGGTGTCCATATAAGTTTGGGATCATGAATAGTTTTGTCAATGATTTCTAAAAATTTCTGAACAGGAGCTCTGTCAGctgcttctcttcctatttttacaATTCTTTTAATGTTTAAAGAAACATGTATGGTGACAAAGAAATAAATTATTGGGTAAAGTCATAGTGCCTTGTCTTACCAGCTGTTGAGGCATACTCTCCCAGGATCCACAGGGTGTGACAATGGACAGTGACAGAACAGATGGTTGGCAAGGCAGACAGGAGGCGCTCAATGATCTGAGCACGTAGTCCCTGGGGGAAAATTTGTTAAGCTTCAAATACATTTTGTGACAGGAAATTTTTTTCTAGTAACATAATTCAGGACAAAAACTTAATTCCTTTTCTTAACTTTGCAAGCCAGATACATTTGACAGTGTTTCATATAATATAAAGTAGGGGCCTAGTTTTAACTAACCTCAAACCTCTGAATGGCTTCCCTCACAAATACCAACACATCAGTGGCAGCAAGTTCATTGTTGTCCGAAAGGAAATCCATCAGGATTGGGATGACATTTGCTGCAACTTCTGGGAACTTCATGCTAATCGTGTGCAACGTACGAACAAGCAGCTGCCGATACCTGATAAGTAATTAAATTATTAGCTTTATGGGgactagatatgcaaaatgcaccaGCCTTCACCAGATACAAGAAATATAATGCAACACATGGCAATACCATGTAAAACTAGGGAAACAAAGCCCCTTACTCTTTCTTTATACTTACTTCCCTGTGTCCTCGTGCTCAACTGTGTTGTGTGTCTTGCCCACCTCCTTCTTCAGCACCTCTACCATTTCATTCACAGAGCGCATGGTCACAAGCTCCAGGGCTGCCAATGGAAGATAAATCTTCAGAGTCCAATTCAGACTAATTGCAACACACACTACCAATATGATCCCAGTCCTAGCATTCCACTTGACAGAAGAAACAGTACATACAACTTCACATTATTGATGTGGAGACACAAAAAAACTCTAATGAAAAAACAAAATTTTAGTCAAGCAAATCTAGTCctgaaaacaatatataaattTAAATCATTTACAGTGAGCTCCATTTCTAACATACTCAAATTATAAGGATTAAGAGAAGCTAGCTGAAAGTATATGTAAGAGAGAGTAAAGCAATAGTATCTTAGAAGGCAAGAGAGCATACTATAAATTTTGCAAAGTCCCACAGAGAGTATGAGCATAAAATCTGGTTGTGGGTTAGAGATGATGAACTCCCCCAAAACAGCTTTAGTAACACTATAaagcttaaaaaaaaacatggcagTAGAATAATTTCATGACAGAGAAATCATGAAGGTGTACTTGTTCTTATCAACTAAATGAAATGTGTATTAAAGAATTAATGATGGCTGCTACTCAATACTGTATTCTTAACTCCATATtttacaaagaaataaaagtaaattatattaaaaaaaaaaattacacacacacagatatatatatatatatatatatatatatatatatatatatatatatatatatatatatatatatatatatatatatatatatatatatatatatatatatatatatatatcatccaaCCTACCCAGGTTTAGAGTTTTTTTGCGGACTTCAAGGTCAGGAGTGGAGAGGATGCGCAAGACATCCATAGCCAACTCctgcaatattttttctttctgtggTGTGTCTTTCAGGGCTACCAGACGGTCAAGGACAATCAGCTTGACATTGTTATCACTCTCCTTCACAATCAGCTCAATGTAACAGTTTGCTGCGGCCTGCAGAATAACAGATGTATGACCATAAACATTACCACTTGACCAGTTATGAATTATTAAGTAATACAAGGTATTTATAATAACATAataagtctgcaagaggcaggtATGGCTACCAAAAGCAGCTCCTGTGATCCTAACCCTACCTATCACCACCTATCCTcattgtccatgaatttatctaactttttcTTGAAGGcatctattgtattggcactcactataTGACTGAGAATCCTGTTTTACTCATCCACCACTAGTGGGAAGTCAATTCTTGCCTGTCTTGAATTATTCCATATTGCTAAAATACAAATAGATCAAAAGCTTGTTCTATTCTTATAAATCAATAGCATGGAAAATTTTGGTACAGTCTAGTTGTACTTGCATCTATCTTAATTTATTCACAATGTCGAGTGAGATAAGGAGATATCAGTTTTGGAGAGCAGCAAACGTAAGTTAAAAACATGTAAAGTTGCATGTGAAAGCAGTTAGATAAACAAAAATGACAGTCACAAATAACAAGTGCCTACAAGACTGACCTTGATGGCTGTTGGAGCAGAGGAGAGTGTAACCAGGGTGCCAGCAGCTTCATAGCGGACAGCAGGACTGCTAGAGTTGAGGAGGTTGTAGATGCATCTTATGAATCGTGCCCTCTCCCCTGGGTTAGCATGACACACCTGCAACAACCACAACCTTTGAATATAACCTTCAAAACATGCCTATGCACTACATATGCCCACaccatacaaaaaatacatatcaatcaATCTGCATCTGTTCCCAAACATGAATTTTGCCTAAGGGAGAGGCCATGGAAGAAGCAACCCCAATGTTACCTTTCTGGCActtcctctcagcacactcaatctcTCACCTGCCAACCAACTCTCTCCCATTCACTTTATTGATTCAGTCAACTGGATATCCTCTCTCTCAATTCTGCCCTCATACACTTGCAAAGATTTTCAAAATGTTTAAGGCAACTGGAAAGTCTCACtaaaatggctaagagaggataaacAGGAGTCAGTTGGGAAAgtgagatcaccagtagaatgccacATGTGGAATCCATACAAGTGATCAGAAAGTTGAAAGTTGATAATGCTTTAAAAATTTACTGGTAAGGACTGATTTCAAGAATGACAATAAACTATCACAGCAGCCTTTGGCATGGTAAACTCACTGAGGGAGTTCAATAAAATGCAcattagaagagaaaaataaagataacttAATCTCTTACCTTATAAATGAGTTCTACAATGACCAGCTGAAGGATGTCCCCAAAAGAGTTCACTTGATCAATACAGGTGGAAAGATAATTTAATGCCCGCTCTTGGTCAGCGTGTATCAGCATCATGAAAGCATTCCTCTTACAAGACATATCTTGTTCTCCTTCCAAGAAGTTTGAGATAAGTTCAGGTGCATCAGGAATTAAGAAGTCAAAGTTCCTGAGGAAAAATAAGTGATTAGCTTATAAATATCCAATGAGCTACATATGAATGCAACATTTTAAGTGTCTGAATCTGCATAATGAATAAAAACTTACTTGTAAATGGTGAAAATTGCAAGCACAGCATTTCTGCGCACATAGGAGTGCCTGTGTTCAAGGCAGGTGCGGATGGTAGGCATCAGAGGCTCTAGCAACTCTGGTTCCTTCAGCTTACAGAGGAATCTTAAAGTGGATCCTCGGATGAACTCATTTGGGTGAGACAAATCCTGGGTAATAACAGGCGGAATTAGTAAGTAAAACTAGACAGTAAGTATTAAACATAAAGTCTTGTAAAATACTATCCTCAAAGTTAGATCAAAAGGAAGAAATACCAAAACAATTCCGAGTGGTTTAAAATCTTGGAGCTACCAAAACACACCTTCCTATAAGCATCGCAGACAAGGATCATCTGTTGTAGGAGCTTGCCATCCGAGGTTGTCTTGGGAACAATCTCCCAGAACACAAGTAGAAGCTTTTTAATTGTGTGGTCCTCCAGGGGCATCACAAAGCGGATCACTGTCATGAGTATGGCTGGAAGGCGCTCCCCATTCAGGATCAGTTGTATAACTTTCTTCAGAGCAGCAGTTTTGACAGGAATGTCACCATTTTCTGAAAAGAAAAGGCACAGGCACAACAGCCTCTGATGAAAAGTTTTGATAATGGCATAACTTTGGGAACTTATGCATGATTGAacaattattgttttcttcgaaCTTACTGAGCCAAGGGTTTCTCAACCATTTGCCAGAGACTATTATGTGGAGTACTCCACAAATTATTTGAAGCCTTGAAAAGTATATGAAAAAGTATTTTTTGATTACTAATTCCCTTCTCAGTTTTATCCTCTGGCAAGAGATCATTTAAATCACTGACAACAACAATTTCATAACACAAGTTTATTTAAACATGAAAAGTATAATTACCTAAATCTTGTTTGAGCTGCATTTCTGAGGGCTGCTCAGTGTCTGTCGGGCCCTGTATGAGGGTGTAGCAAGGCTGCTCCTGAGTCCCCattgctgctcctgtaaataaaATTTTGTAAAACATGAATAAATATCATGTGTAATAAGTACTTCATATGGCACAAAGATGTCCTTCACAGTGGGGCAGGTGTACCTCTGGAATAATGCTTATATCAAGCCCACCCCCTTTGCAAGACAGAAAATCTCACCAGTAAACTATACCTCACACTAGAAAACCTCATTTCCATTACTTCACCTATTAGTAGCACTCAGCGACACTTTGATTATCTGAATTAAAAGAGTCTACTGTGATCAATCCATGCAGCCGCGGAAATCCAGGAGGgcgagcctgacctgacaacacctgacacatGAAAACCTCACATCCATTACTTCACCTATT of Eriocheir sinensis breed Jianghai 21 chromosome 27, ASM2467909v1, whole genome shotgun sequence contains these proteins:
- the LOC127004212 gene encoding coatomer subunit beta-like encodes the protein MGTQEQPCYTLIQGPTDTEQPSEMQLKQDLENGDIPVKTAALKKVIQLILNGERLPAILMTVIRFVMPLEDHTIKKLLLVFWEIVPKTTSDGKLLQQMILVCDAYRKDLSHPNEFIRGSTLRFLCKLKEPELLEPLMPTIRTCLEHRHSYVRRNAVLAIFTIYKNFDFLIPDAPELISNFLEGEQDMSCKRNAFMMLIHADQERALNYLSTCIDQVNSFGDILQLVIVELIYKVCHANPGERARFIRCIYNLLNSSSPAVRYEAAGTLVTLSSAPTAIKAAANCYIELIVKESDNNVKLIVLDRLVALKDTPQKEKILQELAMDVLRILSTPDLEVRKKTLNLALELVTMRSVNEMVEVLKKEVGKTHNTVEHEDTGKYRQLLVRTLHTISMKFPEVAANVIPILMDFLSDNNELAATDVLVFVREAIQRFEGLRAQIIERLLSALPTICSVTVHCHTLWILGEYASTAGEILGVVSSVRGSLGDLPIVEDEMRKAAGEAGEEEGAGEKAVHHQQQQQRVTADGTYATQSAFSSTTSKSKADDRPPLRKYLLEGNFYLGAVIGNTLVKLAFRYISMEAHPSKQNSFCAEVMLVISSIVHLGKSGLPQKSMTEDDYDRMMLCLQVVSERTPSLASVFTEQCRTALSHMLLAKTEEEEAQRRDRKSTKVIEHVDDHIAFSHLTKGSDISSADDIFDLSMSMAVSGGKKEGVDLSTSKLSKVTQLTGFSDPVYAEAYVHINQYDIVLDVLIVNQTSDTLQNCTLELATLGDLKLVEKPQPVVLAPHDFCNIKANVKVASTENGFIFGNIVYDVKGSTSDRNVVILNDIHVDIMDYIVPATCTDLEFRQMWTEFEWENKVTVNTQMTELKAYLDYLCKSTNMKCLTPEKALSGTGDYMAANLYAHSIFGEDALANLSIEKPLDNPESPVTGHIRIRAKSQGMAISLGDRVNKVQKATIKSVGA